One stretch of Zingiber officinale cultivar Zhangliang chromosome 6B, Zo_v1.1, whole genome shotgun sequence DNA includes these proteins:
- the LOC121989066 gene encoding GEM-like protein 4, with amino-acid sequence MDSLSHDQVIGFPVIQDHLMHASDSEPADQFLNSNSSHSKQKKDSIVDWISKAGEKAQGLRGHVTLGPKISETMKGKLSMGTRILQAGGLESDFRQAFAVGEGEKLLKAFQCYLSTTAGPIAGMLFISDEKIAFRSDQSLKLTSPKGDLVKVPYKVLIPLINIKVAQPSEDARKPRHKYVQIVTEDEFEFWFMGFVSCERAFRYLQQAISAQQ; translated from the exons ATGGACAGCCTAAGCCATGATCAAGTAATTGGGTTTCCTGTAATCCAAGACCACCTAATGCATGCTTCTGATTCTGAGCCAGCTGACCAGTTCCTCAATTCCAATTCTTCCCACTCCAAACAAA AAAAGGATTCAATCGTTGACTGGATAAGCAAGGCTGGAGAAAAAGCACAAGGCCTGAGAGGGCATG TGACCTTGGGCCCTAAGATCTCTGAAACCATGAAGGGCAAGTTGAGCATGGGAACAAGGATTCTCCAAGCCGGCGGCCTCGAGAGTGACTTCCGACAGGCTTTTGCCGTGGGCGAAGGCGAGAAGCTACTGAAAGCCTTCCAGTGCTATTTATCCACCACCGCAGGTCCTATCGCAGGGATGCTCTTCATCTCCGATGAGAAGATTGCATTCCGCAGCGACCAGTCGCTCAAGCTAACTTCTCCTAAAGGAGACCTGGTGAAGGTGCCATACAAG GTTTTGATTCCATTGATAAATATAAAGGTAGCACAACCAAGCGAGGACGCAAGGAAGCCAAGGCACAAGTATGTTCAGATTGTCACAGAGGATGAGTTTGAGTTTTGGTTCATGGGCTTTGTGAGCTGCGAGAGAGCCTTCAGGTACTTGCAGCAGGCAATCTCAGCACAACAATAA
- the LOC121989062 gene encoding expansin-B16-like — translation MASSSFFYSFLVLSWLGLLRRLDGGAAFDPHWHPATATWYGNPDGDGSDGGACGYGTLVDVRPLRARVGAVSPVLFKGGEGCGACYKVRCLDAAICSLRPVTVIVTDECPGGYCASGHIHFDLSGAAFGRMAVSGEAAQLRNRGEISVIFRRTPCKYPGKNITFHVNEGSTNYWLSLLVEFEDADGDIGSMQIKQANSVEWQEMQHVWGATWCITGGPLQGPFSVKLTTLTSQNTLSARDVIPRNWSPKATYTSGLNF, via the exons atggcttcttcttccttcttctattCCTTCCTCGTGCTCTCGTGGTTGGGTTTGCTCCGCCGTCTCGACGGCGGCGCTGCGTTCGACCCGCATTGGCACCCTGCAACCGCGACTTGGTACGGCAATCCGGACGGCGACGGTAGTGACG GCGGGGCGTGTGGGTACGGGACGCTGGTCGACGTGCGGCCGCTGCGAGCGCGGGTGGGAGCGGTGAGCCCGGTGCTTTTCAAGGGCGGCGAGGGGTGCGGCGCCTGTTACAAGGTACGCTGCCTCGACGCCGCCATCTGCTCCCTCCGCCCCGTCACCGTCATCGTCACCGACGAGTGTCCCGGCGGTTACTGCGCCTCCGGTCACATCCACTTCGACCTCAGCGGCGCCGCCTTCGGCCGCATGGCCGTCTCCGGCGAGGCCGCCCAGCTACGCAACCGCGGCGAGATCTCTGTCATCTTCCGAAG GACCCCATGCAAGTATCCTGGGAAGAACATTACCTTCCATGTAAATGAAGGTTCCACAAACTATTGGCTATCTCTTCTTGTGGAGTTTGAGGATGCTGATGGAGATATTGGATCCATGCAAATCAAACAA GCAAATTCTGTGGAGTGGCAAGAGATGCAGCACGTGTGGGGAGCAACTTGGTGCATCACTGGGGGGCCTCTGCAGGGCCCCTTCTCGGTAAAGCTCACCACACTGACCTCTCAAAACACCCTCTCAGCAAGAGATGTGATCCCAAGGAACTGGTCTCCCAAGGCCACCTACACTTCTGGTCTCAACTTTTGA
- the LOC121989059 gene encoding probable prolyl 4-hydroxylase 3 translates to MARPPRHSRLLPGRRSSPFTLILMALLTVSVVLLMLLALGIFSLPVESDGPAKHGPRRSIREAKNEPEHGEDQWTEVISWEPRAFVYHNFMSQKECEYLIELAKPHMQKSTVVDSVTGRSKDSRVRTSAGMFLRRGQDEIIRTIEKRIANFSFIPMEHGEGLQVLHYEVGQKYEPHFDYFMDDFNTKNGGQRIATLLMYLSDVEEGGETVFPSAKFNRSSSPELSECAKKGLSVKPKMGNALLFWSMKPDASLDPSSLHGGCAVIKGNKWSATKWMRVHEYRT, encoded by the exons ATGGCGAGGCCTCCGCGGCACTCACGGCTGCTCCCCGGACGGAGATCCTCCCCCTTCACTCTCATTCTGATGGCGCTACTCACTGTCTCGgtggtcctcctcatgctcctcGCTCTCGGGATCTTCTCCCTCCCTGTTGAATCCGACGGTCCCGCCAAGCACGGTCCTCGAAGATCCATCCGGGAGGC GAAGAATGAGCCGGAGCACGGAGAGGATCAGTGGACGGAGGTGATCTCGTGGGAACCCAGGGCATTTGTGTATCACAATTTTATG TCCCAGAAAGAGTGTGAGTACCTCATTGAATTAGCAAAGCCTCACATGCAGAAGTCAACAGTTGTAGATAGTGTGACAGGTCGGAGTAAAGACAGCAG GGTGCGGACAAGTGCTGGCATGTTTCTTAGAAGAGGACAAGACGAAATCATCCGAACAATTGAGAAAAGAATAGCAAACTTTTCCTTCATACCGATGG AGCATGGAGAGGGTCTTCAGGTTCTTCATTACGAAGTTGGTCAGAAATATGAACCTCACTTTGATTACTTCATGGATGACTTCAACACTAAGAATGGCGGTCAGCGAATAGCTACACTTCTCATGTACCT TTCTGATGTAGAGGAAGGTGGTGAAACTGTGTTTCCTTCTGCAAAATTCAACAGAAGTTCTTCACCGGAGTTATCGGAATGTGCAAAGAAAGGCCTTTCTGTTAAACCAAAGATGGGCAATGCTTTACTCTTCTGGAGTATGAAGCCGGATGCCTCCCTGGATCCATCTAGTTTACATg GTGGATGCGctgttattaaaggaaataaaTGGTCTGCTACGAAATGGATGCGTGTTCATGAATATAGAACGTAG